In the genome of Dermatobacter hominis, the window GGCACCGCCGGGTTCGAGCAGTACCTCGAGCTGAAGTCCTACGCCTGGCCGGCGGGCTCATGAGTCCGACCGCCGCACCCGAGCTCTACTACGACCCGTTCGACTTCGAGATCGACGACGACCCGTACCCGGTCTGGAAGCGCCTCCGCGACGAGGCGCCCCTCTACTACAACGAGAAGTACGACTTCTGGGCCCTGAGCCGGTTCCACGACGTCGAGGAGGGGCTCAAGGACTGGCGGCGCTTCAGCTCCGCCAAGGGCACGCTGCTCGAGCTCATCAAGGCCGACATCGAGCTGCCGCCCGGCACGTTCATCTTCGAGGACCCGCCCGCGCACGACCTGCACCGCGGCCTGCTGTCGCGGGTCTTCACGCCCCGGCGCATGGCCGCGATCGAGCCCGACATCCGGGCGTTCTGCGCCCGCAGCCTCGATCCGTTCACGGGCTCGGGCGGCTTCGACGTGATCGCGGACCTCGGCGCCCAGGTGCCGATGCGCACGATCGGCATGCTGCTCGGCATCCCCGAGTCGGACCAGGAGGCGCTGCGCGACGAGATCGACGGCGGGCTGAAGCTCGACGGCGGCGAGATGCCCTCGATGGCCGACGGGCTCGACGTGGCGGGCCAGACCGAGCTGTTCGCCGACTACATCGACTTCCGGTACGCCCACCCTGCCGACGACGTGATGACCGACCTCATCACCGCCGAGTACACCGACGAGGACGGCCAGCAGCGCCGGCTGACCAAGGAGGAGGCGCTCGGCTACATCAACCTCGTGGCCGCCGCCGGCAACGAGACCACCAACCGCCTCATCGGGTGGACCACGCGGCTCCTCGCGCTGCACCCCGACCAGCGCCGGCTCGTCCGCGACGACCGCTCGCTGATCAACCCGACGATCGAGGAGGTGCTGCGGTACGAGTCGCCCTCACCGGTGCAGGCCCGGTACGTCACCGAGGACGTCGAGCTGCACGGCACGGTCGTCGCCGAGGGCTCGGCGCTGCTGCTGCTCAACGGCTCGGGCAACCGCGACGAGCGCGCGTTCGAGGACCCGGACCGGTTCGACGTGCGACGCGACATCGCCCACCACCTGGCCTTCGGCTACGGCATCCACTTCTGCCTGGGCGCGGCGCTCGCCCGCATCGAGGGGCGGGTCGTGCTCGACGAGATGCTCGACCGGTTCCCGGAGTGGGACCTCGACGAGGAGCGTGCCGTGCGCGGCCGGACGTCGACCGTGCGCGGCTGGGAGACGATGCCGATCCTGATCTGAGCCGGGCCGGCCCCGACGACGGGGCCGTCCGCGCCAGGTGCCGCGCCGGGTCGTGTGCGCCGGGCCGGCGTCAGCTGCGACCGGCGAAGGCCGGGAAGTAGCCCCGGGCGGTGCCGCGGGCGACGCCGTCGAACATCTCGCGCGACACCTCGCCCCCCTCGGAGTGGGTCGACTCGAGGGCCAGGATCAGCGCCGTGCCGATCACGGCCCGGGTCGAGATGGGCGTGAGGCCGACCTCGACGCCGAACCGCTCCTCCACCCCCTGCCACGCCGACGCCAACCGGTCCATGGCGACGGCGAAGTGCTCCCGGTAGAAGCGCGTCGCCACCTCGGGGTCGCCAAAGAGGACGAGCCCGAGCAGGGGCAGGACCTCGGCGAGCATCGAGGTGAGCGTCTCGTACACGTCGGCGAGGGACTCGAGCTGGCGCTCGGCCGGGAGCGGGAACTGCCGCTCCAGGTCGGCCGTCGCCTCGACCAGCGCGTCGACGGCCTCTCGGAGCGGCTCGACGACCGCCTCGTAGAAGAGCTGGTCCTTGCTCTCGAAGTGCCGGTAGATCACGCCCTCGCTGATGCCGGCACGATCCGCGATCGTCCGCATCGTCGTGCCGTTCATGTCGCCGGTGTCGCCGAACGACTTCCTGGCCGCCTCGAGGATCGAGCGCCGCCGCTCCTCGGCGGTCAGCCGCCGTGCCCTCGGCCTCCCCTCGACCGGACCCGCGGTCTTCGCCATCCCTCACCTGCCTTCGGAGCGTCCGGCCGCCGCTCCCGACGACCGGACGCCCATGATACGGCGAGTCGGGCGTCTGCGAGCGATCGATCACTCCGCAATACAAAGTGAGCCTTCACTCGTCTACGGTGCGGGGAGCAGATCCACACTCCGACGACCATCCAGGGGGGACGGCGAATGGGTGAAGCAACGATCGTCGCGACCGCACGGACGCCCATCGGGACCGCCTTCAAGGGCACCCTGAAGGACGTCGACCCGTACGCGCTGGCCATCCACGCGGTGTCGAGCGCGGTCGAGCGGGCCGGCCTCGACCCCGCGGCCTACGACGACGTGGTGCTCGGCGAGTCCCGCTACGGCGGCGGCGACATCGCCCGCTACGCGGCGATCGAGTCCGGTCTCGTCGACGTGGCCGGCCTCGCCCACAACCGCCACTGCGCCTCCGGGCTGGCCGCGGTCACGACGGCCGCAGCCGGCATCCGTGCCGGCATGGACCGGGCGGTGGTCGCCGGCGGCGTCGAGTCGTCCTCCACGTCGCCGCGCAACATGCGGCGGGTGCCGGGCACCGACGAGTGGGACGCGTGGTCACCGCCGAGCCACCTCTCCACCCCCGACGCCCCGAACGAGGACATGACGATCACGGTCGGCTGGAACGCCGCCGTCGAGACCGGTGTGACCCGTGAGGAGATGGACGCCTGGGCCTTCCGCTCCCACCAGCGGGCGATCGCCGCGATCGACGAGGGCCGGTTCGCCGACGAGATCGCGCCGATCGACGTGGCCCTGCGGGACGGGACCACGACGACGTTCGCCGTCGACGAGCACCCCCGGCGCGACTCCACGCTCGAGAAGCTCGCGACCCTCAAGCCGATCCACCCCGAGATCGACGGGTTCAGCATCACCGCCGGCAACGCCTGCGGCGCCAACGACGGCGGCGCTGCGCTGGTCATCGTCGACGACGCCCTGGCCGCGTCGGAGGGCCTGGAGCCGCTCGGGGTGGTGACCGCCTGGGCGTCGGCCGGCGTCGAGCCGGCCCGGACCGGCCTCGCCCCCACCGTCGCCATCCCGAAGGCGCTCGACCGTGCCGGTCTCTCGATCGGCGACGTCGACCTGTGGGAGATCAACGAGGCCTTCGCCTCGATGTGCGTCGCCACCACCCGGATCCTCGGCATCGACGAGGAGATCGTGAACGTCGAGGGCAGCGGCTGCAGCCTGGGCCACCCGGTCGCCATGACCGGCGCTCGCATGATCATCTCGATGGTCCACGAGCTGCGCCGCCGGGGCGGGGGCAACGGCGTCGCCGCCATGTGCGCCGGCGGCGGCATGTCGACCGCCGTGGTCGTGCGGGTCTGAGCGGCTCCGACGATGCTCGTCCGACCCACCCCGGACCAGGAGTTCCTGCGCGAGACCACGGCGCGCTTCCTCGCCGACAAGGTCCCGCCGTCGACGATCCGGGCGCTGCGCGCCGACGACGACGGGTTCACGCCCGAGTACTGGCGCCAGGGCGTCGAGCTCGGGTGGACGCACCTGCTGGTGTCCGAGGACCTGGGCGGCGGCTCGGCCTCGGGCGCCGGGATCGTCGACCTGTCGCTCATCGCCCACGAGTTCGGGCGGTGCGCCGCCCCCGGTCCGCTGCTCGTCAACGCCGTCGTGGCGGGCGCGCTCAGCGAGGCCCGCGGCCACGACGACGTGGTGAAGCGGCTCCTGACCGGCGAGGACCTCGCGACCTGGGCGTTCCTCGACGGACCCCGCCGCGACGAGGCGTCCTCGCAGCGGCTCCGCATCACCCCCGACGGCGACTCGCTCGTGCTCGACGGCACCAAGCGACCCGTCGAGTCGGCGTCCCGCTCCGACCACCTCCTCGTCACCGGCACCTCGCCCGACGGCCCGACGCAGGTCCTGGTGCCGGCCGGGACGCCGGGCGTCTCGACGGCCCGCATGCACAGCGTCGACCTGACCCGCCGCTTCGACGTCGTCACGTTCGACGGCGTGCGCGTGGGCGCCGACGCGGTGGTCGGCACGGTGGGCGGCGCGGCCGAGGCCGTCGAGCGCCAGCTCCGGTGGGCGCTCGTCGTGTCGTGCGCCGAGGCGGTCGGCGCCATGCAGACGGCGTTCGACATGACGCTGGCGTGGACGTCGGACCGCTACTCCTTCGGGCGGCCGCTCGGCTCCTACCAGGCGATCAAGCACCGCATGGCGCACATGAAGACCTGGCTCGAGGCCGGCCACGCGATCACCGACGACGCGGCCGCCGCCGTCGCGGTCGACGCGCCCGACGCCGGCAAGCTCGCCAGCGCCGCCGCCGCCTACGTCGGCGAGCAGGGCAGCGAGCTCATGCAGGAGTGCGTGCAGCTCCACGGCGGCATCGGCGTCACGTTCGAGCACGACCTCCACCTGTACCTGCGGCGCCAGACGCTCGACCGGGCGCTGTACGGCACCCCGTCCGAGCACCGCAGGAGGGTGGCGGCCTTCCTCGACCGCGAGGTCGAGGCCGAGCTCGGGAGCGGTGCCGCATGACCACCGAGCCGCTCGACGACTTCCGGGCCCGGGCCCGGGCCTTCATCCGGAGCGAGGTGGGACCGGCCCGGTCCTCGACGATCGCCGGGCTCCGGGTCACCGGCACCGACGAGGACGACCTGCGCGAGGTGCAGCGCGACCGCGACCTCCAGCGCATGTTCTTCGACGCCGGCCTCGCGGGCATCACCGTGCCCGTCGAGTACGGCGGTCAGGGGCTGACGCGGGCCCACCAGGAGGTCCTCAACGAGGAGCTGCTCGGCTACGACTGCCCCGTCCGCAACCAGGTGCCGACGATGACGCCGTGCATGGCCGTCCTCCTCGACTTCGGCACCGAGGAGCAGAAGCGCACCCACGTCCCCGCCATCCTGCGGGGCGAGGAGCTCTGGATGCAGTTCCTCTCCGAGCCGAGCGGCGGGTCCGACGTCGCCGGCGCGCTCACGACCGCGGTGCGCGACGGCGACGAGTGGATCCTCAACGGCTCGAAGGTCTGGACGACCGGCGCGTGGTGGTCCGACTGGGGCCTGTGCCTCGCCCGCACGAACTGGGACGTGCCCAAGCACCGGGGCCTGTCGGTGTTCATCTTCCCGATCGACGCCGAGGGCATCGAGGTCCAGCGGATCGAGATGCTCAACGGCAACATGGACTTCTGCCAGGAGTACCTGACCGACCTGCGCGTGCCCGACTCGAACCGCGTCGGCGAGGTCGACGACGGCTGGACCGTCGGCACGCGGTGGATGTTCCACGAGCGGATGGCGTCGAACTCGCCGTACGTGACCCGCCCGACGGAGCAGGAGCTCGCCTCGGTCGACGGACGCAACATCCGCAGCGTCGCGATCGAGGGCGGCCGGGCCGACGACCCGGCGGCTCAGGAGCGCGTCGGCGAGGCCGAGGTCCTCGCGCTGGTGGGCAGCGCGCTCGGTCGGCGGATCGGCGCGGGCGTGCTGAGCGGCGCCATGAGCGACCAGGCCTCGGCGATCGGGCGCCTGTTCGGGGGCCTCAGCCTGGTGCGCCGGAACACGATCGCGTTCGAGCTGTCGATGAGCGCGGGCGCGGCCTGGACCGACGACGACGGCGCGCTCGAGGCCCGGGGCGACGACTTCCTGATGCGCCAGTCGAGCTGCATCGGCGGCGGGACGATCGAGATGGCCGCCAACGTGATCAGCGAGCGGGTGCTCGGCATGCCGCGGGAGCCGGCGTTCGACCGCGACCGGCCGTTCCGCGAGGTGCCGAGGGGGCCGTCCCAGGCCTGACCGGCACCGGCGGGAGCAGTCGAACGAGAGCGCAGGGGCACGACCGCAGGGGGCGTCGTGCCGACACCAAGGGGGAACCATGAGAGTCGTCGTCCTCGGAGCGTCGAGCGGGCTCGGCCGCTGCGTCGCCATCGGCCTGGGCAGCGCCGGACACGACGTCGCCCTGCTCGCGCGTCGGAAGGACCGCCTGGACCGCACCGTCGAGGAGATGG includes:
- a CDS encoding acyl-CoA dehydrogenase family protein; translation: MLVRPTPDQEFLRETTARFLADKVPPSTIRALRADDDGFTPEYWRQGVELGWTHLLVSEDLGGGSASGAGIVDLSLIAHEFGRCAAPGPLLVNAVVAGALSEARGHDDVVKRLLTGEDLATWAFLDGPRRDEASSQRLRITPDGDSLVLDGTKRPVESASRSDHLLVTGTSPDGPTQVLVPAGTPGVSTARMHSVDLTRRFDVVTFDGVRVGADAVVGTVGGAAEAVERQLRWALVVSCAEAVGAMQTAFDMTLAWTSDRYSFGRPLGSYQAIKHRMAHMKTWLEAGHAITDDAAAAVAVDAPDAGKLASAAAAYVGEQGSELMQECVQLHGGIGVTFEHDLHLYLRRQTLDRALYGTPSEHRRRVAAFLDREVEAELGSGAA
- a CDS encoding acyl-CoA dehydrogenase family protein → MTTEPLDDFRARARAFIRSEVGPARSSTIAGLRVTGTDEDDLREVQRDRDLQRMFFDAGLAGITVPVEYGGQGLTRAHQEVLNEELLGYDCPVRNQVPTMTPCMAVLLDFGTEEQKRTHVPAILRGEELWMQFLSEPSGGSDVAGALTTAVRDGDEWILNGSKVWTTGAWWSDWGLCLARTNWDVPKHRGLSVFIFPIDAEGIEVQRIEMLNGNMDFCQEYLTDLRVPDSNRVGEVDDGWTVGTRWMFHERMASNSPYVTRPTEQELASVDGRNIRSVAIEGGRADDPAAQERVGEAEVLALVGSALGRRIGAGVLSGAMSDQASAIGRLFGGLSLVRRNTIAFELSMSAGAAWTDDDGALEARGDDFLMRQSSCIGGGTIEMAANVISERVLGMPREPAFDRDRPFREVPRGPSQA
- a CDS encoding TetR/AcrR family transcriptional regulator; translation: MAKTAGPVEGRPRARRLTAEERRRSILEAARKSFGDTGDMNGTTMRTIADRAGISEGVIYRHFESKDQLFYEAVVEPLREAVDALVEATADLERQFPLPAERQLESLADVYETLTSMLAEVLPLLGLVLFGDPEVATRFYREHFAVAMDRLASAWQGVEERFGVEVGLTPISTRAVIGTALILALESTHSEGGEVSREMFDGVARGTARGYFPAFAGRS
- a CDS encoding cytochrome P450 — encoded protein: MSPTAAPELYYDPFDFEIDDDPYPVWKRLRDEAPLYYNEKYDFWALSRFHDVEEGLKDWRRFSSAKGTLLELIKADIELPPGTFIFEDPPAHDLHRGLLSRVFTPRRMAAIEPDIRAFCARSLDPFTGSGGFDVIADLGAQVPMRTIGMLLGIPESDQEALRDEIDGGLKLDGGEMPSMADGLDVAGQTELFADYIDFRYAHPADDVMTDLITAEYTDEDGQQRRLTKEEALGYINLVAAAGNETTNRLIGWTTRLLALHPDQRRLVRDDRSLINPTIEEVLRYESPSPVQARYVTEDVELHGTVVAEGSALLLLNGSGNRDERAFEDPDRFDVRRDIAHHLAFGYGIHFCLGAALARIEGRVVLDEMLDRFPEWDLDEERAVRGRTSTVRGWETMPILI
- a CDS encoding thiolase family protein, with translation MGEATIVATARTPIGTAFKGTLKDVDPYALAIHAVSSAVERAGLDPAAYDDVVLGESRYGGGDIARYAAIESGLVDVAGLAHNRHCASGLAAVTTAAAGIRAGMDRAVVAGGVESSSTSPRNMRRVPGTDEWDAWSPPSHLSTPDAPNEDMTITVGWNAAVETGVTREEMDAWAFRSHQRAIAAIDEGRFADEIAPIDVALRDGTTTTFAVDEHPRRDSTLEKLATLKPIHPEIDGFSITAGNACGANDGGAALVIVDDALAASEGLEPLGVVTAWASAGVEPARTGLAPTVAIPKALDRAGLSIGDVDLWEINEAFASMCVATTRILGIDEEIVNVEGSGCSLGHPVAMTGARMIISMVHELRRRGGGNGVAAMCAGGGMSTAVVVRV